In Papaver somniferum cultivar HN1 chromosome 1, ASM357369v1, whole genome shotgun sequence, a genomic segment contains:
- the LOC113320444 gene encoding transcription termination factor MTEF18, mitochondrial-like: MFMNVNLKSVTSISTVEPLKYFNLVKIQCRHSCISMPMSKAIAMSDRSSASCMVTRLARGVRSEAENVLFDYLHYTRNLQFSDAEHISKNSPTFLRTLLSKVIDSDEEISRSLARFLRYNPINEFEPFFESLGLAASEVNPLLPRELMFLSDDYILLQNYHVLCNYGIPRSKIGKIYKQVREIFGYDHGVLAATFRGYEELGLSKPTVIALVTCCPTLLVGGVNGDFVRFHTMLNSLGIETNWVKEYLSDKNTCRWNKMVGVTRFLEEMGCSRKEMRILIDKHPRFLFEDSGNKIYILVALLLKIGISAENILLLFLQHPQILVGNYAKNLWGALHFLSEIKMETEDIATIISSHAHILGCSCLKKKPRTVLSNLKVDPDKLCEIIKEDPPMLVTLAGKKKTSPKKASNDLEKTTFLLSIGYVENSDELVKALTRFRGRGDQLQERFDCLVNAGLDFHDVCKMIKDAPQVLNQSKDVIEMKINHLVNDLCYPVQDLVAFPRYLCYDIERIKLRFSMYVWLREKGVVGKMTLSTILVSSHARVIKYLVNLHSEGPAVWERLKRELSSN; encoded by the coding sequence ATGTTTATGAATGTAAATCTTAAATCTGTTACTTCTATTAGTACTGTGGAACCTCTAAAATACTTCAATTTGGTTAAGATTCAATGTAGACATTCTTGTATTTCAATGCCAATGTCGAAGGCAATAGCAATGTCAGACCGATCGTCCGCTTCTTGTATGGTTACTAGATTAGCTAGAGGTGTTCGAAGTGAAGCAGAAAATGTACTGTTTGATTATCTACATTATACTAGAAATTTACAATTTTCAGATGCAGAACATATAAGTAAAAACTCACCCACGTTTCTTAGAACGCTTTTATCAAAGGTTATTGATAGTGATGAAGAAATTAGTAGGTCACTGGCGAGGTTTCTTCGTTATAATCCTATTAATGAATTTGAACCGTTCTTTGAGAGTTTAGGCTTGGCAGCGTCAGAGGTTAACCCACTTCTTCCGCGTGAACTGATGTTTCTAAGTGATGATTATATACTGCTTCAGAATTATCATGTTCTTTGTAATTATGGAATTCCTCGTTCTAAGATTGGGAAGATATATAAGCAAGTGAGGGAGATATTTGGGTATGATCATGGGGTCTTGGCTGCGACATTTCGTGGTTATGAAGAGTTGGGACTGAGTAAACCTACTGTTATTGCGCTAGTTACCTGTTGTCCTACACTTTTGGTTGGTGGTGTTAATGGGGATTTTGTTCGGTTTCATACAATGTTGAATAGTTTGGGGATTGAAACAAATTGGGTTAAAGAGTATTTGTCTGATAAGAACACGTGTAGATGGAATAAAATGGTTGGTGTGACAAGGTTTCTTGAAGAAATGGGTTGTAGCAGGAAAGAAATGAGAATATTGATTGACAAGCATCCTAGGTTTCTATTTGAAGACTCTGGAAACAAGATTTATATATTGGTTGCGTTGTTGCTGAAGATCGGTATTTCAGCAGAAAACATATTGCTATTgtttcttcaacatcctcaaatTTTAGTTGGGAATTATGCTAAAAATCTATGGGGTGCGCTGCATTTTCTGTCGGAGATTAAGATGGAAACTGAagatattgctacaattatcagtAGTCATGCACATATATTGGGTTGTTCTTGTCTGAAGAAGAAACCTAGAACAGTTCTATCGAACTTAAAAGTAGACCCAGATAAGTTGTGTGAGATCATAAAGGAAGACCCTCCAATGTTGGTTACTTTGGCTGGAAAAAAGAAAACTTCTCCCAAGAAGGCATCGAATGATCTGGAGAAAACTACATTCTTGTTGAGTATTGGGTATGTTGAGAATTCAGATGAGTTGGTGAAAGCTCTGACGCGGTTTCGTGGTAGAGGGGATCAATTACAAGAGAGATTTGATTGCTTGGTAAATGCTGGACTAGACTTCCATGATGTCTGCAAGATGATCAAAGATGCTCCACAAGTGCTGAATCAGTCAAAGGATGTTATCGAGATGAAGATTAACCATCTGGTGAATGATTTATGTTACCCTGTGCAAGATCTGGTAGCATTTCCCAGATACTTGTGTTATGATATAGAGAGAATCAAACTTAGGTTCTCAATGTATGTATGGCTTAGAGAAAAAGGTGTGGTAGGAAAAATGACTTTAAGTACGATTCTTGTGAGCTCACATGCACGTGTTATAAAGTACTTAGTAAATCTTCACTCAGAAGGACCAGCTGTTTGGGAAAGATTAAAAAGAGAGTTGTCTTCAAATTAG
- the LOC113273544 gene encoding tobamovirus multiplication protein 2A-like yields the protein MAKRQFFEFILKILNLLLLLCGLALVGFGTFDLVKWILIHSDNMKHNILSAWFLIFLIAFGTILFAISCSGCYTLLMAILILSEIGLGAFVAYDRRWKERIPKDKTGKLNSGYAFIESYWKIFRWVALGAVILEVLALLLSIVVQLSRTRAFYDSSDEEFDRYQQFQRMVPPRQVYPASRTPSPTIGNNQKQPAVQLGRAAV from the exons ATGGCTAAGAGACAATTCTTTGAGTTTATTCTGAAGATTTTGAACTTATTGCTACTACTTTGTGGTCTTGCCTTGGTGGGTTTCGGAACATTTGATCTGGTAAAATGGATTTTAATTCATTCAGATAACATGAAGCACAACATCTTATCAGCATG GTTTCTGATCTTTCTCATCGCATTTGGCACAATCCTCTTTGCCATCTCTTGTTCAGGATGT TACACTTTGTTAATGGCGATACTAATATTATCCGAGATTGGTCTTGGAGCTTTTGTAGCCTATGATCGCAGATGGAAAGAG AGGATACCGAAGGATAAAACTGGGAAACTTAACTCAGGCTATGCTTTCATAGAATCATACTGGAAAATATTTAGATGGGTTGCTCTTGGAGCAGTCATTTTAGAG GTATTAGCTCTACTGTTATCTATCGTTGTGCAATTGTCCAGAACTCGGGCGTTTTACGATAGCAGTGACGAAGAGTTTGACAGGTATCAGCAGTTCCAAAGAATGGTTCCTCCAAGGCAGGTTTACCCTGCCAGCAGAACACCTTCACCAACTATTGGCAACAACCAGAAACAACCTGCAGTTCAATTGGGCAGGGCTGCAGTATGA
- the LOC113320454 gene encoding histone-lysine N-methyltransferase ASHH3-like: protein MPAMTKSFEHHNFGHIFDQLTEEIGSPVEFELPDWVKNQNPNTHTFIRRNVYLSKKMKGRIEDDGIFCSCKASSQSTVCGRDCQCGMLLSTCSSNCDCGDSCLNKPFHLRPVKKMKLVKTEKCGSGLVAEEDIKRKEFVIEYVGEVIDDKTCEERLWKMKHSGETNFYLCEINRDMVIDATYKGNKSRFINHSCRPNTEMQKWRDSGETRIGIFAKRDIKKGEHLTYDYQFVQFGADQDCHCGASDCRQKLGAKPMKLNGELEGAFRYKGYTNGDLHIGSSQSNGEIFCHNCIGEIIRVFRTDRERQPVSTFGIIKRFDNNSRKHTIMFEDGDLKMLDLSKVEWEFVL, encoded by the exons ATGCCTGCTATGACAAAG AGTTTTGAGCACCACAATTTTGGGCACATATTTGACCAGCTTACTGAAGAAATTGGAAGTCCAGTCGAATTTGAACTACCAGACTGGGTGAAGAATCAGAatcctaatacccacaccttcatAAGACGCA ATGTATATCTTAGTAAAAAGATGAAAGGACGTATTGAAGATGATGGGATATTTTGTTCCTGCAAAGCTTCAAGTCAATCTACTGTGTGTGGCAGAGATTGCCAATGCGG GATGTTATTGTCTACTTGTTCGTCAAATTGTGACTGTGGTGATTCTTGTCTCAATAAACCATTTCATCTGCGGCCTGTTAAAAAGATGAAACTAGTGAAG ACAGAGAAGTGTGGATCGGGATTAGTGGCGGAAGAAGATATTAAGCGAAAAGAATTTGTAATAGAATATGTCGGAGAAG TTATTGATGATAAAACATGTGAGGAAAGACTTTGGAAAATGAAGCACAGTGGAGAAACCAACTTCTACTTATGTGAGATTAATCGAGATATGGTGATTGATGCCACATACAAGGGAAACAAATCAAGATTTATAAATCATAGTTGCCGGCCTAATACTGAGATGCAAAAATG GAGAGATAGTGGCGAAACTAGAATTGGCATTTTTGCGAAGCGTGACATTAAAAAGGGCGAACATCTAACCTATGACTATCA GTTTGTTCAATTTGGTGCAGATCAGGATTGTCATTGTGGTGCTTCAGACTGCAGGCAAAAACTAGGGGCAAAACCTATGAAGCTGAACGGCGAGCTGGAGGGAGCTTTTCGTTATAAG GGTTACACAAATGGAGATCTCCACATAG GGAGCTCGCAATCCAATGGAGAAATTTTTTGTCATAATTGCATTGGAGAAATTATACGAGTTTTTCGCACTGACAGGGAGAG GCAACCTGTGTCTACATTTGGTATTATAAAACGGTTTGACAACAACTCAAGAAAACACACA ATTATGTTTGAAGACGGTGACCTCAAAATGCTTGACCTGTCAAAAGTAGAATGGGAATTTGTTCTGTAA